In Zingiber officinale cultivar Zhangliang chromosome 8B, Zo_v1.1, whole genome shotgun sequence, a single genomic region encodes these proteins:
- the LOC122014203 gene encoding glutathione S-transferase T3-like, producing MGSQLGMPYPYVFSPTQPPVIHSNESRRATIDPSINDKESLTPSSVPAIQLPPHSSQEEREVELEENESKQRFWSLDEDVVRAKSWATISTDAIIGNDQKDQAFWKRIADYYNKHRPTRSMTKSYQRLKSHYYRFAPMVNEFSATYNNFYTHRQSDWSDENVLENALNMWKANNKGKDFKYMHVWRVLKEYEKYTPQSVAHYSNKKARTSESGGNTSTSNLDTSVDIDDSEVRIRLIG from the coding sequence ATGGGTAGCCAACTTGGAATGCCTTATCCTTACGTATTTTCTCCTACTCAACCACCTGTCATACATTCGAATGAATCGCGAAGGGCAACTATTGATCCATCTATCAATGACAAAGAATCTCTAACACCATCATCTGTTCCTGCAATTCAGTTGCCACCACACTCATCACAAGAGGAGCGTGAAGTTGAGCTGGAGGAAAATGAATCGAAACAaagattttggtctctcgatgaagatGTGGTCCGTGCGAAGTCATGGGCAACTATAAGCACTGATGCAATCATTGGTAATGACCAGAAAGATCAAGCTTTTTGGAAACGTATAGCTGATTACTACAACAAACATCGCCCCACTAGATCTATGACGAAAAGTTATCAGCGGCTGAAATCACATTATTATAGGTTTGCACCGATGGTAAATGAATTTTCTGcaacttataataatttttatactcatcgGCAAAGCGATTGGAGTGACGAGAATGTGTTGGAGAATGCATTGAATATGTGGAAAGCCAACAACAAAGGCAAGGATTTTAAGTATATGCATGTGTGGAGGGTTCTCAAAGAATATGAGAAATATACTCCACAATCAGTTGCTCATTACTCTAACAAGAAGGCAAGGACATCCGAATCAGGGGGAAACACTTCAACATCAAATCTAGATACAAGTGTTGATATAGACGACTCTGAAGTCCGCATTCGTCTTATAGGGTAA